The Takifugu flavidus isolate HTHZ2018 chromosome 17, ASM371156v2, whole genome shotgun sequence genome contains a region encoding:
- the LOC130513404 gene encoding retinal-specific phospholipid-transporting ATPase ABCA4-like isoform X2 — protein sequence MGSGQQVSLLLWKNWTIRRRQRGRFFMEIMWPVLLFMGLVWLRRVNPLYRQHECHFPNKAMPSTGVLPWLQGIFCNANNPCFQYSTRGESPGLVSNYNNSILSKLYWDVQELLLSDPEFQHVGRLWKELNSMSNFMDTLRTRPEMVSGRGVKVEAILKDDETLTSFLLRDVPLTQSVVNQLVNAQIRPEQFAFGVPHLHLKDIACSLNLLERFLIFPSSRGLYAVRNAMCILTPQRLQIIEDKFYANVDFFKLFRLLPLVLDNHSEGIDIRFWVKVISATSDKLEELYQRNSSKEFLQVVAPLFQSNLTFWQLMAAASSLVCGYTEGAFSRVASFNWYEDNNYKAFLGISSETGRSRYSYDNSTTLFCNDLMEGLELNPATRIMWKSVKPLLMGQILYAPDSPAVRQIIKNANTTFEELERLRTMGKAWEEVAPQIWAFFQNGIQVKMIRDTIQNPSVMDFIDRTLEETPFSSKHILNFLHNGPSEDRLPDMPDFDWRDIFNLTDQVIRMLNQYGECVILDKFVALPDEDMVTHHALDLLEDSKFWAGLIFVNMYPWTTAVPPHVKFKIRMDIDAVERTNKVKDRYWDPGPRADPMDDLRYVWGGFAYLQDIIEHGIIKTQTGKEWPLGVYLQQMPYPCYVDDLFMLTLNRCFPIFMVLAWVYSVSMIVKSIVLEKELRLKETLKATGVTNGVIWSTWFIDCFLMMGTSTALLTVIIMGGRVLNYSNAVILFLFLLTFTMATIMQCFLLSVFFNQANLAAACCGIVYFTLYLPHIFCFAWQDRITKDMKILASLLSQVAFGFGTEYLSRYEEQGLGLQWDNIQTSPLEGDEFSFLTSIIMMGLDTILYAVLAWYLDNVFPGQYGIGRPFYFPLLPCFWFNRVAPALGNNKLEKSSNGFSKLAKREQGQTPIKQDQEKTRTSEEMASCEHQNERDGQEKENQAEAEETAQSFFEAEPVDLVKGVCIQNLVKVFGGSSKPAVDGLSINFYENQITAFLGHNGAGKTTTMSILTGIFPPSSGTATIYGKDICTDMDSIRLSLGMCPQHNILFQHMTVAEHILFYSLLKGRPTAEAEEEVENMLQDLGFPHKRDELIQNLSGGMQRKLSVALAFVGGAKVVILDEPTSGVDPYSRRSIWDLLLKYRAGRTVILSTHHMDEADLLSDRVAIISQGRLHCCGSPIFLKNCFGAGFYLTLVRRIKHEIPKTSCDHTDECSCKCSKCSKFKSSQESQTADRQLDGNLENITALIHHHVPQARLIEAIGQELTYLLPSRNFQPRAYASLFRELEETLVDIGLSSFGVSDTSLEEIFLKVTADGNATNRKCDQESDGAVHNNGQGLCNNMDGSTGRGSYQVRGLRLIFKQFFALLVKRLHHTTRSYKDFVAQIVLPASFVFLALTFTLIVPPFGEYPSLTLSPWMYGRQYTFFSNEHPSDAQMRYFGEVLLNKPGFGTRCMVEEPLENFPCNNITTEWEMPLVNPELIDMLADQEWNSLRPSPDCQCSTPRKLTMLPVCPEGAGGLPPPQRIQSTGDVLMDLTGRNISDYLVKTYPSLIRTSLKSKYWVNEQRYGGISVGGQLPVLELQPQTIKDVATQMGRLFNVTGGKHSRKTLEDIETFLRYMETQNNVKVWYNNKGWHAMASFMNVANNAILRAHLPKGANLAEYGITVINHPLNLTKKQLSEITVLTTSVDAVVAICVIFAMSFIPASFVLYLIQERVTQAKHLQFVSGVSPLVYWMANFLWDMVNYSIGVAMVVEIFIFFDKKCYTSAANLQPLIALLMLYGWSVTPMMYPMSYLFSIPSTAYVSLSCINLFIGLNSSALTFILDLFENTTALHKLNQLLKTVLLIFPHYCLGRGLIDMAMNQAVTDIYAHFGEDYRLDPYNWNFIGKNLFCMTIEGFLYFILTILFQYRFFLDHWVSDCPKPPVLDEDADVAGERARICKNERTNDILQIRDLSKTYKGTIIPAVNRICLGVSSGECFGLLGVNGAGKTTTIKMLTGDIDVTTGEASVAGHCVLTNILDVHQNMGYCPQFDAIDELLTGREHLHLYARLRGVPEAEISRVAEWAIQKLGLSQDANQSAGTYSGGNRRKLSTAIAMIGCPVLVLLDEPTTGMDPLSRRFLWNSIMSVIQDRRAVVLTSHSMEECEALCTRLAIMVNGSFKCLGTIQHLKYKFGDGYMLTMKIRAAKPNCAPDLNPAEAFMESTFPGCIQREKHYNTLQYKISSSSLARIFQMVLANKDKLNIEDYSVSQTTLDQVFVNFAKQQSREDDTIVLHPKAAGAQAYIHTNTSTKSLIK from the exons ATGGGGTCAGGGCAACAGGTCAGCCTCCTGCTGTGGAAGAACTGGACCATCCGCAGGAGACAGCGG GGTCGTTTCTTCATGGAGATCATGTGGCCCGTTCTGCTGTTCATGGGACTGGTGTGGCTGCGGAGGGTCAACCCTCTGTACCGCCAGCACGAAT GCCACTTCCCTAACAAGGCCATGCCCTCCACTGGCGTCCTACCTTGGCTCCAAGGAATCTTCTGCAATGCCAACAACCCTTGTTTTCAATACTCCACCCGTGGAGAATCTCCCGGTCTTGTGTCCAACTACAACAACTCCAT TTTGTCTAAGTTATACTGGGATGTCCAAGAGCTTCTTCTGAGTGACCCAGAGTTTCAGCATGTCGGTCGTCTCTGGAAGGAGCTGAACTCCATGAGCAACTTCATGGACACCCTGCGCACCCGCCCTGAAATGGTCTCAG GCCGGGGAGTGAAGGTGGAGGCCATCTTAAAGGACGATGAGACTCTGACATCATTCCTGCTGAGAGACGTTCCTCTGACACAGTCGGTGGTGAATCAGCTAGTCAATGCTCAGATCAGGCCTGAACAG TTTGCCTTTGGGGTTCCACATCTTCATCTGAAGGACATTGCCTGCAGTCTGAACCTGCTGGAGCGGTTTCTCATCTTCCCCAGCAGCCGAGGACTCTACGCCGTTCGCAACGCCATGTGCATCTTAACGCCGCAGCGGCTGCAGATCATCGAAGACAAATTCTACGCCAATGTGGATTTTTTCAAGCTTTTCCGGCTG CTTCCTCTTGTTCTGGACAATCACTCAGAAGGCATTGACATTCGCTTCTGGGTAAAGGTCATTTCTGCCACCTCAGACAAACTGGAAGAG TTGTACCAGAGGAACAGCTCCAAAGAGTTCCTCCAGGTGGTGGCTCCCCTCTTCCAGAGCAATCTGACCTTCTGGCAGCTGAtggctgctgcctccagcctGGTGTGTGGTTACACCGAAGGCGCTTTCTCCCGCGTGGCCTCCTTTAACTGGTATGAGGACAATAACTACAAAGCCTTCCTGGGCATCAGCAGTGAAACGGGGCGGAGCCGCTACAGCTATGACAACAGCACAA CTTTGTTTTGCAATGATCTGATGGAGGGGCTGGAGTTAAACCCTGCCACAAGAATCATGTGGAAATCTGTGAAGCCCCTGCTGATGGGACAGATCCTCTATGCCCCCGACTCACCTGCTGTCAGACAGATCATCAAAAAT GCAAATACCACATttgaagagctggagaggctgagaaCGATGGGGAAGGCCTGGGAGGAAGTAGCACCCCAAATCTGGGCATTTTTCCAAAATGGAATTCAAGTCAAGATGATCCGG GACACTATCCAAAATCCATCGGTGATGGATTTCATTGACAGGACACTAGAAGAGACACCTTTCTCCTCTAAGCACATCCTAAACTTCCTGCATAATGGCCCATCAGAGGACCGTCTACCTGACATGCCGGATTTTGATTGGCGAGATATCTTCAATCTCACTGACCAGGTCATTCGGATGCTAAACCAGTATGGGGAG TGTGTGATTCTGGATAAATTTGTGGCTCTGCCCGATGAGGACATGGTAACTCATCATGCCTTGGACCTGTTGGAGGACAGCAAGTTCTGGGCAGGCCTTATATTTGTAAACATGTACCCTTGGACAACCGCAGTGCCGCCACATGTCAAGTTCAAAATTCGTATGGACATTGATGCAGTGGAGCGCACCAATAAGGTCAAAGACAG ATATTGGGACCCCGGCCCTAGAGCTGATCCAATGGATGACCTCCGCTATGTTTGGGGCGGCTTTGCGTATCTACAGGACATAATCGAGCACGGGATCATCAAGACTCAGACAGGAAAGGAATGGCCACTGGGGGTATATTTACAACAGATGCCGTACCCTTGTTACGTGGATGATCT ATTCATGCTAACATTAAACCGCTGTTTCCCCATCTTCATGGTTCTGGCCTGGGTCTACTCTGTGTCCATGATAGTTAAGAGTATTGTCCTTGAGAAGGAGCTACGCCTGAAGGAGACCCTTAAGGCCACTGGGGTCACCAATGGCGTCATCTGGTCTACCTGGTTCATTGACTGCTTCCTCATGATGGGCACAAGCACTGCTCTCCTTACTGTCATCATCATG GGAGGAAGAGTGCTGAACTACAGCAATGCTGtcatcctctttctctttttgctGACCTTCACCATGGCTACCATCATGCAATGCTTCCTCCTGAGCGTCTTCTTCAACCAGGCCAACTTGGCTGCGGCCTGCTGCGGCATTGTTTACTTCACCCTTTACCTCCCACACATCTTCTGCTTTGCATGGCAAGACCGTATCACCAAGGACATGAAGATCCTGGCA AGTCTCCTCTCACAAGTGGCTTTTGGGTTCGGGACTGAGTATCTTTCACGATATGAAGAGCAGGGTCTGGGTCTACAGTGGGACAACATCCAGACCAGTCCTCTAGAAGGGGATGAATTTTCTTTTCTCACCTCCATTATCATGATGGGGCTGGACACCATATTGTACGCTGTACTGGCCTGGTACTTGGACAATGTCTTCCCTG GACAGTATGGAATTGGTCGgccattttattttcctctccttccctgtTTTTGGTTCAACAGGGTTGCTCCAGCCTTAG GCAACAACAAACTGGAAAAGAGTTCAAATGGTTTTAGTAAATTGGCAAAGCGAGAACAAGGGCAGACGCCAATAAAACAGGACCAGGAGAAAACCAGAACGTCCGAAGAGATGGCATCGTGTGAACACCAGAATGAACGTGAcgggcaggagaaggagaaccAGGCTGAAGCTGAGGAAACCG CTCAGTCATTCTTTGAAGCAGAGCCAGTCGACCTGGTGAAGGGTGTCTGCATCCAGAACCTGGTCAAAGTGTTTGGCGGCAGCTCCAAACCAGCTGTGGACGGCCTCAGCATCAACTTTTATGAAAACCAGATAACGGCTTTTCTTGGTCATAACGGGGCTGGGAAGACCACCACCAT gtccaTCCTGACTGGTATTTTCCCTCCCAGTTCAGGGACAGCCACCATCTATGGCAAAGACATCTGCACTGACATGGACAGCATTCGCCTATCTCTGGGAATGTGTCCTCAACACAACATTCTCTTTCAGCA TATGACTGTTGCCGAGCATATTCTCTTCTACTCACTGTTAAAAGGCCGCCCAACAGCGGAggctgaagaggaggtggagaacatGCTGCAGGATTTGGGCTTTCCACACAAGAGAGATGAACTAATCCAGAATCTCTCAG GGGGCATGCAGAGGAAACTGTCAGTTGCCTTAGCATTTGTTGGTGGGGCTAAAGTGGTGATTCTGGATGAGCCTACTTCAGGAGTGGACCCGTACTCCAGGCGCTCAATCTGGGACCTGCTGCTGAAATATCGTGCAG GGCGGACAGTCATTCTGTCCACCCACCACATGGATGAGGCAGACTTGCTGAGCGACAGGGTGGCCATCATCTCTCAAGGACGCCTCCACTGTTGCGGTTCCCCCATCTTCCTCAAGAACTGCTTTGGTGCTGGATTTTATCTGACCCTTGTACGACGAATTAAACATGAAATCCCAAAG ACCAGCTGTGACCACACGGATGAGTGCTCCTGTAAATGTTCCAAATGTTCCAAATTTAAATCAAGCCAGGAGAGTCAgactgcagacagacagctggaTG GTAACCTGGAGAACATCACAGCTCTGATCCATCATCATGTGCCACAGGCTCGCCTCATAGAAGCTATTGGTCAGGAGTTGACCTATTTGCTCCCCAGCCGCAACTTCCAGCCCAGAGCGTACGCCAGCCTCTTTAGGGAACTGGAGGAGACCCTGGTGGACATCGGTCTCAGCAGTTTTGGTGTGTCAGACACGTCACTGGAGGAG ATCTTTCTAAAGGTCACTGCTGATGGGAATGCAACCAACAGGAAATGTGATCAAG AGTCTGATGGGGCTGTGCACAACAATGGCCAGGGCCTGTGTAACAACATGGATGGTAGTACTGGCCGGGGATCCTACCAGGTCAGGGGCCTGCGTCTGATCTTTAAACAGTTCTTTGCTCTATTGGTCAAAAGGTTGCATCATACAACGCGGTCCTACAAAGACTTCGTTGCCCAG ATTGTGTTGCCGGCtagctttgtttttcttgctctGACGTTCACTCTGATTGTTCCACCATTTGGAGAGTATCCAAGTCTGACCCTCAGTCCCTGGATGTATGGGAGACAGTACACGTTCTTCAG TAATGAGCATCCCTCAGATGCTCAGATGAGATACTTTGGTGAAGTGTTGTTGAACAAGCCTGGTTTTGGGACTCGCTGCATGGTGGAGGAACCTCTAGA AAATTTCCCTTGTAACAACATCACCACTGAGTGGGAAATGCCCCTGGTCAACCCTGAGCTGATAGACATGCTGGCTGACCAAGAGTGGAATTCCCTCCGACCATCTCCTGACTGTCAGTGCAGCACACCCAGGAAGCTCACTATGCTGCCTGTATGTcctgagggagctggaggcctgCCGCCTCCACAG AGAATACAATCAACTGGAGATGTTCTAATGGATCTAACGGGCAGGAACATCTCAGACTACTTGGTGAAGACTTACCCAAGCCTCATCAGAACCAG CTTGAAGAGCAAATATTGGGTGAATGAGCAAAG ATATGGAGGTATATCAGTGGGGGGGCAGCTTCCAGTTTTagagctgcagcctcagacCATCAAGGATGTTGCCACCCAGATGGGGCGATTGTTCAACGTCACTGGA GGCAAACACTCCAGAAAAACCCTGGAGGACATAGAGACTTTCCTCAGGTACATGGAGACTCAAAACAATGTGAAG GTGTGGTACAACAATAAGGGCTGGCATGCCATGGCGTCTTTCATGAATGTGGCTAATAATGCCATTCTTCGTGCACACCTGCCCAAAGGTGCCAACCTGGCTGAATATGGAATCACTGTGATCAACCATCCCCTGAACCTCACCAAAAAACAGCTCTCTGAGATCACTGT CCTCACTACCTCAGTGGACGCAGTGGTGGCCATCTGTGTCATCTTTGCAATGTCCTTCATTCCAGCCAGTTTTGTCCTTTATTTGATCCAGGAGAGGGTCACACAGGCAAAGCATCTGCAGTTTGTCAGTGGTGTCAGCCCTTTGGTCTACTGGATGGCCAACTTCCTCTGGGACATG gtGAATTACTCCATCGGTGTTGCAATGGTGGTGgaaattttcattttctttgataaGAAATGCTATACTTCAGCGGCCAACCTGCAACCATTAATTGCCTTGCTCATGCTTTATGG CTGGTCTGTGACCCCCATGATGTACCCCATGTCATATTTATTCAGCATTCCCAGCACAGCATATGTCTCTTTGTCTTGCATCAACCTCTTCATTGGCCTGAACAGCAGTGCCCTCACTTTTATCCTGGACCTTTTTGAGAACACCACA GCTCTACACAAACTCAATCAGCTCCtaaagactgtgctgctcatcttccCCCATTACTGCCTGGGTAGAGGCCTCATAGATATGGCTATGAACCAGGCTGTGACTGATATCTATGCCCACTTTG GTGAAGACTACAGGCTCGATCCTTACAACTGGAATTTCATTGGAAAGAATCTATTCTGCATGACCATTGAAGGATTTCTCTATTTTATTCTTACTATTCTCTTCCAGTATCGATTTTTCTTGGATCACTG GGTGTCTGATTGTCCAAAGCCCCCTGTTTTGGACGAAGATGCAGATGTGGCAGGAGAGAGAGCTCGAATCTGTAAGAATGAAAGAACAAATGACATTCTTCAAATTCGAGATCTGTCAAAG ACTTACAAAGGAACAATCATTCCTGCAGTCAACCGAATCTGTCTTGGAGTTTCTTCCGGAGAG TGCTTTGGTCTTTTGGGAGTTAATGGTGCAGGGAAGACCACCACAATCAAGATGTTGACTGGAGATATTGATGTCACCACAGGAGAAGCCTCAGTTGCTGGTCATTG TGTTTTGACCAACATATTGGATGTGCACCAAAACATGGGATACTGCCCACAGTTTGATGCCATTGATGAGCTGCTGACTGGTAGAGAACACTTGCACCTCTATGCTCGCCTTCGGGGAGTTCCAGAAGCTGAGATCAGCAGG GTTGCAGAGTGGGCCATCCAGAAGCTGGGTCTTTCTCAAGATGCAAATCAGAGTGCTGGGACCTACAGTGGAGGCAATAGAAGAAAGCTCTCCACAGCCATCGCCATGATTGGTTGCcctgttctggtgctgctg GATGAGCCCACTACGGGCATGGACCCTCTCTCCAGACGCTTCCTGTGGAACTCCATCATGAGTGTTATTCAGGACAGACGAGCTGTAGTCCTGACCTCACACAG CATGGAGGAATGTGAAGCGCTGTGCACCCGCTTAGCCATAATGGTTAATGGATCATTCAAGTGTTTGGGAACAATCCAACACCTCAAATACAA GTTTGGGGATGGATACATGTTGACTATGAAGATCAGGGCAGCTAAGCCCAACTGCGCCCCAGACTTGAATCCTGCTGAAGCATTCATGGAGAGCACCTTTCCTGGCTGCATCCAGAGAGAAAAACACTACAACACCCTGCAGTACAagatctcttcctcctccttggcAAGGATCTTTCAAATGGTTCTTGCTAACAAAGATAAGCTCAACATAGAGGACTACTCTGTGTCGCAGACCACTCTCGATCAG GTTTTTGTTAACTTTGCCAAGCAACAGTCAAGAGAGGATGACACAATTGTTTTACACCcaaaagctgctggagctcaagcatatatacatactaACACATCAACCAAGAGTTTGATCAAGTGA